One window from the genome of Andrena cerasifolii isolate SP2316 chromosome 3, iyAndCera1_principal, whole genome shotgun sequence encodes:
- the LOC143367063 gene encoding flexible cuticle protein 12-like, which yields MKTIILFAAFIAVALAGPVAPQNEAVLVKENPSDNVGLDGYNYGFQLSDGQTKEESAQLVQGGTDGNFLKVRGSFSFVDPVTNVAYTVNYVADENGFQPQGEHLPHA from the exons ATGAAAACC ATCATTCTTTTCGCTGCCTTTATCGCTGTCGCTCTCGCGGGCCCCGTGGCTCCGCAAAATGAAGCCGTACTCGTAAAAGAGAATCCTTCTGATAATGTTGGTCTTGATGGTTACAATTATGGCTTCCAACTCTCCGACGGACAAACCAAAGAGGAATCCGCACAATTGGTTCAGGGCGGAACTGATGGTAACTTCCTGAAGGTTCGCGGCAGTTTCTCGTTTGTCGACCCAGTTACCAACGTCGCATACACTGTGAACTACGTTGCCGACGAAAATGGCTTCCAGCCTCAAGGAGAACACTTGCCCCATGCCTAA